A stretch of Aedes aegypti strain LVP_AGWG chromosome 2, AaegL5.0 Primary Assembly, whole genome shotgun sequence DNA encodes these proteins:
- the LOC5577184 gene encoding WD repeat domain phosphoinositide-interacting protein 2 isoform X2, with translation MSDTNQKCFGKTGGFSINFNQDYTSLSVVSKQGYRLFSLSSVDRVDEIFCSHDEDIRIAERLFSSSLVAVVTASEPGKLKVCHFKKGTEICNYVYAKDILSVKLNRSRLVVCLEDSIYIHNIRDMKQLHSIKNMANNPVGLCTLSLSSHLAYPISSTTGELQIFDAGNLTSRLKIKAHDSQLSAMNFSFNGMLLATASEKGTVIRVFCVKNGQKVHEFRRGLKRHVSIGSLNFSICASYVVASSNTETVHIFRIDPKSIEQAERRNCIDNGSATTPSANNNTGSSNNNDGDSENGSDSEKTEDTSNGGWGMSFITKAVTAYFPTNVVADVFSQDRAYATVQLAEAGLRYECVIAKVEKETRLLLASEDGFLYMYDFDDSKGGECKLIRAHDLRMPLHGITEVDIGGNENDTSILNVSMTNSMMPAPGTYAGVLKGRPGDRMSDSDRCRDLREAVEYPIKSTIPLYDDMQFPPVTPITVE, from the exons ATCGCTCTCCGTGGTATCCAAGCAAGGATATCGACTGTTTTCACTGTCATCCGTCGATCGAGTGGACGAAATCTTCTGCAGCCATGACGAGGACATACGAATCGCTGAGCGGCTGTTCAGCAGCAGCCTGGTCGCGGTCGTTACCGCAAGTGAGCCGGGCAAACTTAAG GTGTGTCACTTTAAGAAAGGGACGGAGATCTGCAACTACGTGTACGCGAAGGATATCCTGTCGGTGAAACTGAACCGCTCGAGGCTGGTAGTATGCCTGGAGGACAGTATTTATATTCATAACATCCGTGATATGAAACAGCTACATTCCATCAAGAACATGGCGAACAACCCGGTCGGTCTGTGTACGCTGTCGCTCTCGTCGCACCTGGCGTACCCGATCTCGTCGACGACCGGCGAGCTGCAGATCTTCGACGCCGGCAATCTGACGTCGCGGTTGAAGATCAAGGCGCACGATTCGCAACTGTCGGCGATGAACTTCTCCTTCAACGGGATGCTGCTGGCTACGGCGTCCGAGAAGGGCACCGTGATTCGCGTGTTCTGCGTGAAGAACGGCCAAAAGGTGCACGAGTTCCGGCGGGGTCTCAAGCGCCACGTCAGCATCGGATCGCTCAACTTCAGCATCTGTGCCAGCTACGTGGTCGCAAGCTCGAACACGGAAACCGTACATATCTTCAGGATCGACCCGAAGTCGATCGAACAGGCGGAGCGTCGCAACTGTATCGACAACGGGTCGGCAACGACCCCCTCCGCCAACAACAACACGGGTAGCAGCAATAATAACGATGGGGACTCGGAGAACGGAAGCGACTCGGAAAAGACCGAGGACACTTCCAACGGGGGATGGGGCATGAGCTTCATCACCAAGGCCGTCACGGCGTACTTCCCGACGAACGTGGTGGCGGACGTTTTCTCGCAGGATCGAGCCTACGCTACGGTGCAGCTGGCCGAGGCGGGACTTCGCTACGAGTGCGTCATCGCCAAGGTCGAGAAGGAAACTCGGCTGCTGTTGGCGAGCGAGGACGGGTTCCTCTACATGTATGACTTTGATGACTCCAAGGGCGGCGAGTGCAAGCTGATTCGGGCGCACGATCTGCGCATGCCGCTGCATGGAATAACAG AGGTTGACATCGGCGGCAACGAGAACGACACATCCATCCTGAACGTGTCGATGACCAACTCGATGATGCCGGCGCCTGGAACCTACGCCGGGGTCCTGAAGGGACGTCCCGGAGACCGAATGTCAG ATTCGGACCGCTGTCGTGACCTGCGGGAAGCGGTCGAGTACCCGATCAAGAGTACCATTCCGCTGTACGACGACATGCAGTTCCCGCCGGTTACCCCGATCACCGTCGAATGA
- the LOC5577184 gene encoding WD repeat domain phosphoinositide-interacting protein 2 isoform X1, giving the protein MSDTNQKCFGKTGGFSINFNQDYTSLSVVSKQGYRLFSLSSVDRVDEIFCSHDEDIRIAERLFSSSLVAVVTASEPGKLKVCHFKKGTEICNYVYAKDILSVKLNRSRLVVCLEDSIYIHNIRDMKQLHSIKNMANNPVGLCTLSLSSHLAYPISSTTGELQIFDAGNLTSRLKIKAHDSQLSAMNFSFNGMLLATASEKGTVIRVFCVKNGQKVHEFRRGLKRHVSIGSLNFSICASYVVASSNTETVHIFRIDPKSIEQAERRNCIDNGSATTPSANNNTGSSNNNDGDSENGSDSEKTEDTSNGGWGMSFITKAVTAYFPTNVVADVFSQDRAYATVQLAEAGLRYECVIAKVEKETRLLLASEDGFLYMYDFDDSKGGECKLIRAHDLRMPLHGITEVDIGGNENDTSILNVSMTNSMMPAPGTYAGVLKGRPGDRMSADSDRCRDLREAVEYPIKSTIPLYDDMQFPPVTPITVE; this is encoded by the exons ATCGCTCTCCGTGGTATCCAAGCAAGGATATCGACTGTTTTCACTGTCATCCGTCGATCGAGTGGACGAAATCTTCTGCAGCCATGACGAGGACATACGAATCGCTGAGCGGCTGTTCAGCAGCAGCCTGGTCGCGGTCGTTACCGCAAGTGAGCCGGGCAAACTTAAG GTGTGTCACTTTAAGAAAGGGACGGAGATCTGCAACTACGTGTACGCGAAGGATATCCTGTCGGTGAAACTGAACCGCTCGAGGCTGGTAGTATGCCTGGAGGACAGTATTTATATTCATAACATCCGTGATATGAAACAGCTACATTCCATCAAGAACATGGCGAACAACCCGGTCGGTCTGTGTACGCTGTCGCTCTCGTCGCACCTGGCGTACCCGATCTCGTCGACGACCGGCGAGCTGCAGATCTTCGACGCCGGCAATCTGACGTCGCGGTTGAAGATCAAGGCGCACGATTCGCAACTGTCGGCGATGAACTTCTCCTTCAACGGGATGCTGCTGGCTACGGCGTCCGAGAAGGGCACCGTGATTCGCGTGTTCTGCGTGAAGAACGGCCAAAAGGTGCACGAGTTCCGGCGGGGTCTCAAGCGCCACGTCAGCATCGGATCGCTCAACTTCAGCATCTGTGCCAGCTACGTGGTCGCAAGCTCGAACACGGAAACCGTACATATCTTCAGGATCGACCCGAAGTCGATCGAACAGGCGGAGCGTCGCAACTGTATCGACAACGGGTCGGCAACGACCCCCTCCGCCAACAACAACACGGGTAGCAGCAATAATAACGATGGGGACTCGGAGAACGGAAGCGACTCGGAAAAGACCGAGGACACTTCCAACGGGGGATGGGGCATGAGCTTCATCACCAAGGCCGTCACGGCGTACTTCCCGACGAACGTGGTGGCGGACGTTTTCTCGCAGGATCGAGCCTACGCTACGGTGCAGCTGGCCGAGGCGGGACTTCGCTACGAGTGCGTCATCGCCAAGGTCGAGAAGGAAACTCGGCTGCTGTTGGCGAGCGAGGACGGGTTCCTCTACATGTATGACTTTGATGACTCCAAGGGCGGCGAGTGCAAGCTGATTCGGGCGCACGATCTGCGCATGCCGCTGCATGGAATAACAG AGGTTGACATCGGCGGCAACGAGAACGACACATCCATCCTGAACGTGTCGATGACCAACTCGATGATGCCGGCGCCTGGAACCTACGCCGGGGTCCTGAAGGGACGTCCCGGAGACCGAATGTCAG CAGATTCGGACCGCTGTCGTGACCTGCGGGAAGCGGTCGAGTACCCGATCAAGAGTACCATTCCGCTGTACGACGACATGCAGTTCCCGCCGGTTACCCCGATCACCGTCGAATGA